TCCATATGAATGCCGCAGGCTTCGGCTTTTTCCTTGGCGCGCTTGATATAGGTCCCTACACTCATCACAGAGTAATGCGGAGCCAGCACGATGCCAATCGCCTGGGTAATACCGTCCCGGACCATAGCCTCGACACCATCCTCGATGAACGGTCTGGCATGCTTGAGACCCTGGTAGCAGACATACTGGATCTGCCCGCTGTTCAGCTTAGCCTGCAAGGCTTCCACCTGACGGTCCGTATTCTCTCTAAGCGGAAAAACCCCGCCGACAATCGCCTTATAGCGGTCCTTCAGCTCTTTGAGCTGCTCAGCTGAAGGAGCGTTCCCCCGGCGGATATGCGTATAATAAGCCTCTACATCCTCAAGACTCTCAGGCGTGCCGTACGACATCACGAGTACTCCAATTTTGTTGGCCACGGTTTCCATCCCCTTTTATGAATAATTAACGTCCTATACAGCAAAGAGAGCAGCAAAGGCTGCTGCCATCTTGATGCTATTTCTTCAACTATGCCAGCGGCGGTGCCGACTGTTTCATTGCCGCTGCTGAATACTCATGCACATAATCCGTTAATTCCTTGAGCGTATCGAGTGAAGCTTCAGGGAATAATCCATGTCCCAGGTTAAAAATATACCCCGGTCGCGTAATGCCTTCATCGATCAGTTCCTTGGCCCGGGCTTTGAGCATATCCATCGGCGCGGTCAGCAGATATGGATCAAGATTGCCTTGAACCGCATAGCCTCCGCCGAGTCTGCGCCGTCCTTCGGTGATGCTTACCCGCCAGTCCAGTCCGATCACATCGGCCTGCAGCTTGGTCAAGCTGGGGAGCAGCTCCCCTGAGCTGACACCGGGGAAGTAGATCTTCGGAACCTCCAGATCGGACAATTCGGCAAAAATCCGGGTGATCGTAGGCAACACATACTGCTCGAAATCACGCGGAGCCAGCGCCCCGACCCAACTGTCGAACAGCTGGAACGCCTTCCCGCCGCTGGCGACATGGGCGCGCAGATAGGCGATAACCATATCGCCCAGCTTCTCCATCAGCTTCTCCCACACCTGAGGCTGGCTGAACATCAGCTCCTTGGTGCGGTGATAGGTCTTGGACGGTCTGCCTTCGATCAGATAACTGGCGATGGTGAACGGAGCTCCGGCAAAGGTAATCAGCGGAACGTCCAGCTCCTTATCCAGTATGGCGATGGTCTCCAGAATATGGCCCAGGTCGCCTTCCACATCAATCGGCTTCAGCCGGTCCACATCGTTTGCAGAGCGGATCGGATTCTCGATAACCGGCCCGATATTCTTCACAATGTCAAAATCCACACCGAGGGAGGCCACCGGATTCATGATGTCAGAATACAGAATCGCTGCGTCCACGCCCAGCTTGCGCACAGGCATCAGGGTCACTTCAGCCGCAAGCTCAGGCTGCCTGCAGATCTCAAGCAGCGAATATTTCTCCTTGATCGTACGGTAGTCGGGATCATACCGGCCAGCCTGCCGCATGTACCATACGGGGGTGTACTCCGTGTTCTGCTGTCTGCAGGCACGGATAAAAGTGTCGTTGTAGGTCATGATAAGATCTCCATTAGATTTGATAGATTGCTGTGAAAAACACATATCATTATTATGCCCCTTTTGTAAGCGGCTAACAACCGCATCACCCAAAAGGGAATGACAATCCCATGACATTACTATGACAAGTGTTGCATTGTCCGGCTGAAAAACTATGATATACTGATATAATGTCAATTTTTCGTGAACACTGTATCTTTGAATCCCCTGAAAGGAAGTGAAAGCACTTTGAAGAATTGGGAGACCTGGAAAGTCAACCTCATGGTGCTTTGGTTCGGCCAGTTTCTGGTGAATGCAGGCATGACTATGATTACCCCGTTTCTGTCGCTTTATCTCGCCAAAGATCTGGGGGTGACCGGCGACCGCGCGATCGGGATGTGGGCCGGGCTTATTTTTGCCGCCAACTTCTTGACCTCGTTCATCTTCCAGCCGCTCTGGGGCAAGCTTGCCGACAAATACGGACGCAAAATTATGCTCCTGCGCTCCAGCTTCGGCATGGCGATTGTTATTGTGCTGATGGGCTTCGCCCAGTCCCCGATGCAGCTGCTGCTGCTCCGGCTGCTGAACGGAACCATCTCCGGCTTCAACCCCGCCTCTGTCGCGCTGGTCTCAGGCACCACACCGAAACCGAAGATGGGCTTCGCAATGGGTCTGATGCAGTCCGGCGCGGTAGCCGGAACGATTCTGGGGCCGCTGATGGGCGGCTTACTGGCCGACTGGATCGGGTTCCGCCCGATTTTCTATGTGGTCGGCGCGCTGCTGTTCGTTGCTTCATTGCTGGCGTTATTCCTGGTCAAAGAGAAATTCGACCGGGCAGAAGCAGCACAGGTGCCTCAGGTATCCGTGCTGGAAGGCTTAAAGGAACTGGCGAAGGTGCCGCAGCTTCCCGCCCTGTTCGGCGTGACCTTCCTGCTGCAGTTCGCCATGGTCAGCCCCATGTCGCTGCTACCGCTCTATGTAGAGAAGCTGCACGGCACCACCGTGGACCTTGCCTTCTGGGCAGGTATGGTCAGCGCAGTCACCGGTATCTCGAATATGCTCGCTTCGCCGCTGCTCGGCAAGCTCAGCGACAAGGTAGGGGCGCACCGGATACTGACCTTTGCGCTGATCGGCGCCGCTCTGTTCCTGATCCCGCAGGCGTTCGTGACCAGTGTCTGGCAGCTGATTCTCGTCCGCTTCCTGATGGGCGTCTTCATGGGCGGCCTGCTGCCTAGCGTCAACGCCCTGATCCGCTCCTATACGCCTGACGGCAAGGAGAGCCGGGCATTTGGCTTCAACAGCAGTACACTCGCGCTCGGCAATATGCTCGGTGCGGTGATCGGCGGATTCCTGTCCGGTTATATCGGGATTGAGGGCCTGTTCATTGTCTCCGGTGCATTCCTGCTGATCAATACGGTCTGGGTGCGGATCAAGCTGTACAAGAAGACTGAACCCCGGCTATTCCGTTAACAGGCTGCTTCTCTTATGGGCGGGATAACTGGTGTATGCGGTACGAGCGGTACGACTGGCATGAACGGTATGGCCGGTGCGGTCCAGGCTATTTCACCATCGCCAGCGCCAGGCCGTCATAGGCAGGCAGCAGTGTGCTGGTCAGGCGGGGATCGCCCGCAATCATCTCATTGAAGCGGCGCATGGCCTGGACTGCCGGTCCGTTCTTCTCTGAATTGAGCGTGCGTCCGCGCAGAAAAATATTGTCCCCGGCAATAATCGCCCCCGGCGAAGCAAGCCGGATCGCATATTCCAGATAATTCGGATAGTTCTCCTTATCGGCATCGATGAAGAAGAAATCATACCTGTTCCCCTGTGCTTCGAGCAGCTTCAGGCTATCCAGTGCAGGGCCGATCCGGTATTCCACCCGATCGCCGAAGCCCGCCTGCTGCAGATGGCTCTGTGCCAGCTCTGCATAGTCAGCCTTAAGCTCCAGAGACGTCAGACGGCCTTCCTGCGTGAGTCCCCGGCACAGACAGATTCCGCTGTAGCCGCCAAGCGCTCCGATCTCCAGCAGGTTTGCTGAGCGGGAGAGGGACACCAGCATCGTCAGCAATCTGCCGTAGCCCGGGGCAATGGACACCTCCGGCATGCCGCCCGCCGCGATGGCTGCTTTTACTTGGAGCAATAATTCATCTTCTGTATATAGCTGTTCGCTGTACTCTTCCTGATTCTGCATATGTATTCTCCTCTTGAATGGGTGTGTGTGCCTGCGGACAGGCATTGTGCAGAACTCTTCCTTACCCTATACTGTAAGCTGAACGTTCTGCAGGTCAGATGACAAACCATATAAATTGAACTTGAAAATATACAGGCAGGGAAAAGTGACGGAAGTGAATTTTGGAGCTGTAGGAGCGGCAGCGTCCGCCTGAAAGCTTTCCGCAGGAAAGCTCGCTACGGAAGCATCAGCAGTCACCGGATTTCTACCGCGAACAGCGGTTTAAACAAGAAATCTGGGGATGGGCAGCGGCCGTAAGCCCAAAACTTCTCTGGAGTCACGACGATCCCCTACTGAAAAACTTACAAGTACAATTTATATAGTTACTCTTATTGTACTGGCTATACGTATTTATCCACAAGTTAAACGGAGTTGAGCGCACTTGGGCAAATTACAATTGATCGCCACCGCCCCCATGGGGCTGGAGGCTGTAGTAGCACGCGAATTAAACGAGCTGGGTTATGAGACCACGATCGAGAACGGACGGGTCCTGTTCAGCGGGGATTACATCGACATCTGCCGCTGCAATCTGTGGCTGCGTACCTCGGACCGTGTACTGGTGAAGATGGGCCAGTTCCCGGCCCGGACCTTCGATGAGCTGTTCGAAGGAGTGAAGGCAATAAATTGGGAGGACTGGATTCCCGAGAACGGCGAATTCCCTGTAGAGGGCCGCTCGCATAAATCTCAGCTGACCAGCGTACCTGCCTGCCAAGGGATCGTCAAGAAGGCCATTGTCGAGAAGCTGAAGCTGTCATACCACACCGAATGGTTCCCGGAGAACGGGCCCCGGTATGTGGTAGAAGTGATCCTGCTGAATGATATCGCGCTGATCACCCTGGACACCACCGGCCCGGCCCTGCACAAGCGCGGCTACCGCCGCCAGGCTACGGAAGCGCCGCTGAAGGAGACGATGGCTGCCGCTCTCATCCAGCTCAGCCGCTGGAATGGCCATCGTCCGCTCTATGATCCTTGCTGCGGATCAGGCACGATTCTGATCGAAGCCGCGATGATTGCCTGGAATATCGCGCCGGGGTTGCGCCGCTCCTTCCCGTCCGAGCACTGGCCGGAGATTCCCCAGCGCCTGTGGGAGGAAGCCCGCGAAGAAGCCTTCGATGCGGTGCGTGACGATTACCCGCTGCAGCTGACCGGAACGGATATCGATCCGGCGGCGATTGAGATCGCCGAAGCGGCGGCGAAGAGCGCCGGACTCTCCGGTGAGATCACGTTCAAGCATATGGCGGCGGCGAAGGCCCGGCCGGAAGGCGAATACGGCTGCATCATCACCAACCCGCCTTACGGCGAGCGGATCAGCAATGACAAGGAAGTGGAGAAGCTGACCCGCCAGTTCGGCGAGATGATGCTCTATCTGCCCACCTGGTCCTTCTTCGCCATCAGCCCGTACAAGGAGTTCGAGCAATACTACGGACGCAAGGCGGACAAGCGCCGCAAGCTCTACAACGGCCGGATCGAATGCCAATACTATCAATACCTGGGGCCGCTGCCTCCACGGAAGTAGGCAATATTCAGTCTAAGAAGCCTTAAGTCCCATGAAGCACTCTGTGCTTGCGGACTTAAGGCTTTTTTGCGTTTGCGGGGCCAATTTTCATCGGTTTTTCGATTACATTTGGTCCGCACACCTCCACGCTGCGCATTGTGATCGGTTTTCCGATTACATTTGCCCCGCGCACCTCCGCACACCAAAACAACCCCCGCAAATAACGCGGGGGCTGTGCGATGCTGCAGGGCGCAGCAGATCTGAATTACTTCTTCTCCACCGGCCGTTTGACGAAGGCTTCCGCTTTGGCCAGCACCTCGTCTTCCGTCGGTCCGCTGATGTAGCGGCCGTTGATGTAGACAAACGGGCGTTTGCCGCACGGTCCGCAGTAGGAGATGCAGCCTGTCTTGATCTCGGCATCCGGTGCCATCTTCAGCAGCTTGGGCACGATGCTTTTCATTTTGATATGATTGCACTCGTCACAAATTCTAATATCGTTAGCCATGAAGCAACCCTTCTTTATGTCCGTAAAATACGGGCGGATCAATTAGTGATCGCCATGATTTCCTTTAGACGGATTAGTAATCACAAAACCTTCTTCCGGCAAGTACAGATAATCAATCTTCACACCGTCCAGCAGCGGCTGGTTCGGATCAAGAATCACATCGATATCCTTGTCGGTGGAGACCACAACATCGTTCTCCTTGGGCGTGTCCAGATCCAGTCCGTAGTGGGCATGGTCGCCATGGGCATGTGTAATCGCTACACGAAGCTTAAGCTCGCTGTTGCCTTCAAGTTCCATGGTCTTCTTTATCACTTTAGCCGCGTTGCGGGTAATTTTGACGTTCATTCGATTCCATCTCCCAGGCCTCTATATTTTAAATACTCAATAATTCATTTTAAGGAATACTGGAGGATAAAGCAACCATTAGGAGATGGACATCCACAGTTAAAGGAGCAATCGTCGCTAAAATGTCATCTTCCGCTGTGCAGCGCTGCGTATTTACGGTCCATCCGCGAGACGAACCAGCCCATCAGCAGCATCGTTACGCCAATATCGTCAACCGGTACAAACGGCATGATATCGGGCAGCACCCAGTACAACAGCACCGGAATAGTGAACAATAGCTTGTCGGCCATAGCCACATTAGGCGAAACGATATAATGCCAGGAGCTGCGGAATATATGAGACCATTGTTTGAGTGACAACAGTTTTCTGAATTTCATGAGTTATGCCTCCCTGTGTAATCTGTGTAAGCAGCAAAGGACACCGCCGCTAAGCACCTGTAAAAGGATTGCGGCTGTGCCCTTTGCTGTTATCTTACGCGAATGCGCAGGATTCGTTTCGCTTTTAAGTAGAATTTTATCGAATTCTCCCGAACCGGACCAACATTCACTCCGTCACCTTAACATCGTCGATCCGTGCGGTGCTGGAATGCATCCGCAGTCCGATCTTCCCTCCGGCCGGCTGCGCCGCCGTATCGGTCCACTGGATCAGCTGGGTACCGCCCGCAGATGCCGTAATCGTACTGCCGCTTACCGTCACCTTCAGCTCAGTCCACTGGCCGGGCGTGACGGCAAAGCTTACGCTGCTGACCATCGTGAGCGTTCCGGCTGTTTTTTTGAACAGCTCCGCCTTGTCACCGGAATCATTCAGCCGGAACATGTAATAATTGGAAGCATCCGCATACCGGAACAGCAGGCCGGCGTTGGCGAAGGTATTCAGCAGCTTGACTCTAGCCGAATATGTGTAATTCCTCCAGGAGGCGTCGCCTGTATAGGCAAGCGCTTCTCCTGTCCCGGAGTTCTGTGATAGAGCCTTCGTGCCGTCATCCTCCACACTCCAGGCTCCCCCAGAAGTCGTCCATCCGCTGGAATTGCCATCCTCAAAATCATCCTGGAACAGCGTAACCGGCGGTGTGATCGTACCCTGGAATTCAAATGCTCCGATATCCGGCACGCTGTTATACAGCGGATTCCCGAAGAAGTCCTGTCCTCCGTTGCCTGTAACCGCCGCCCCGGCATTGATCAGCGGAGAGGAGAGCGCAAGCTTATAGCCGTCTGCCGAATCAAGTCCTGTGGCCGTGCCGGGACTTACGAATCCGGGGTTGCCTGTGATTTTATTGGGATCGCTCGGAACATTTGAGTTCAGCCCGTAGAAGCTGTTGTGATCATACGTCATTCTGGGGCTGTTCGTGTATTGTCCGCTGGCACCATTATAAAAGATATTGTTCGTGTAATAGGCCATTCCTGTATTGCTCGCATGGGTCAGCGCCTTATTCTGCGTTCCCGAACGATAGATGATGTTGTTGTAGACATAGAGATTGCCCCCGCCGTTCACCAGATGGAACACCCCGTTAGCGTCCTTATCGTTCTGGCTGATATTATAGCGGAAAATATTATTGTTCGTGTTGTTCATGACCAGCAGGGTACCGCCCTCATTGTCATAGCTGAAATTGTACTGGTAGATGCTGTCGTGCACCTCGATGTCGAAGTCCCAGGGCTGGCCGTCTCCACCCAGCATCCGGGTATCGGAGGCCTCGTTGTACTGGAAAATAGCACCCTTCGTATAATAAGCCCACTGCGCCGCAACGACAGTGATATCCTCAAGATAGTTGACGATGGATGTGTTCACATCGCAGGCTTCTCCGATGGACTTCGTCTTGTTGTATTCGATCAGCGGCGAGGCGCCGGCTCTGACCAGGATGCCGTCCCGGTGGATCTTCTCCACCACATTGCCCCGGATGACCACACCCCGGAAGGCGTCGAACTTATGTGTCCAGGCACTGTTGAAAAAAGCATCCGTCATCGTCTGTATCCCCGTGTCCGCCACGTTAATGACCGTATTGTCCTCGATCAAAATATCTTCCCAGGTGCTCTCAAGTGCTGTATTGGCTCCCCGGGCATGAAAGTTGATGCCGCCTGTGCGGCGGTCTGTGCCGAAGATATCGTGGATGTCGAGATTGCGGATATACATATGCCGGAAGTTCCCAGCCCCTGCTCCTTCGCCTACGACCAGCACGCCGTTTCTGCGCATATCTGTAGGCTGCTGTCCGCTTGTAATCTCCAGATTGTTGATCTCCCAGTAAGAGACATTGCGCAATCTGACCCCGAAGCCTTCACCGCCCACTGCGGTGTTGCCGAAATCAATCACCGGCTTGGCTCCGCTCCCGTAGCGGTCTACCGTAATCGGATTCCCCTCTGCGCCTGAGCCCTTGAGATCCAGATACTGCTCCTTCCATATACTGCCTGCCTTGAGCAAAATCCGGTCCCCCGGGCTGAAGGTCACGCTGTTGACTTTGCCCAGCGTCTTCCAGGCTGCCGCTTCACTGGTGCCGGAGCTATTGTCACTGCCCTGGGCAGCATCGACGTAATACGTGGTGCCTGCCGCCTCTGCAACCGGACCCGATATTCCTGAGATAAGACTGAACAGCAGAAAGCCGATGATACCAAGCAAGGTCAGCCTGCCCGGCCTGCCTTGTCTTGATCTATGCTTCATACGATACCTTGTCATTCGGATCACACTCCCGCAGATTAGTCATAAAGCGGCCCAGGCCTCACCCAGCCAGGCTCCCTGCTGCACCAGCCCGTTCTGAAGCTTGGCGAGATCCACCTTCCGGCTCTGTCCCTCCGCTTCGGCCGCCATCGCCGCCGCCATACCCGCCGCCTGCCCCATGGCGAAGCAGTTCGGCATCACACGCAATGAGCCTTGCACGACACGGTCCGAGGAGGCGGCGCGCCCCGCCACCCATACATTGTCCAGGCCCACCGGCAGCATGCAGCGGTAAGGGACACCGTGCGACTTCCCGGGCGGAAGATGGTGGATATGCATCGCCCCGCTGCTGCGGGCCATATGAATATCGATGAAGTAGCTGTTGCGGGCAATATCATCCGGGAAGGAAGCCATATTCATGAAATCCTCCTGGGTCAGCACGTAATCGCCCACAATCCGCCGCGTCTCGCGGATACCGATCTGCTCCCCGGTGGACACCAGATGGGCCTGTTCAAATCCGGGTACATAA
The sequence above is a segment of the Paenibacillus sp. FSL R7-0204 genome. Coding sequences within it:
- a CDS encoding THUMP domain-containing class I SAM-dependent RNA methyltransferase yields the protein MGKLQLIATAPMGLEAVVARELNELGYETTIENGRVLFSGDYIDICRCNLWLRTSDRVLVKMGQFPARTFDELFEGVKAINWEDWIPENGEFPVEGRSHKSQLTSVPACQGIVKKAIVEKLKLSYHTEWFPENGPRYVVEVILLNDIALITLDTTGPALHKRGYRRQATEAPLKETMAAALIQLSRWNGHRPLYDPCCGSGTILIEAAMIAWNIAPGLRRSFPSEHWPEIPQRLWEEAREEAFDAVRDDYPLQLTGTDIDPAAIEIAEAAAKSAGLSGEITFKHMAAAKARPEGEYGCIITNPPYGERISNDKEVEKLTRQFGEMMLYLPTWSFFAISPYKEFEQYYGRKADKRRKLYNGRIECQYYQYLGPLPPRK
- the hemE gene encoding uroporphyrinogen decarboxylase, with the protein product MTYNDTFIRACRQQNTEYTPVWYMRQAGRYDPDYRTIKEKYSLLEICRQPELAAEVTLMPVRKLGVDAAILYSDIMNPVASLGVDFDIVKNIGPVIENPIRSANDVDRLKPIDVEGDLGHILETIAILDKELDVPLITFAGAPFTIASYLIEGRPSKTYHRTKELMFSQPQVWEKLMEKLGDMVIAYLRAHVASGGKAFQLFDSWVGALAPRDFEQYVLPTITRIFAELSDLEVPKIYFPGVSSGELLPSLTKLQADVIGLDWRVSITEGRRRLGGGYAVQGNLDPYLLTAPMDMLKARAKELIDEGITRPGYIFNLGHGLFPEASLDTLKELTDYVHEYSAAAMKQSAPPLA
- a CDS encoding O-methyltransferase, with product MQNQEEYSEQLYTEDELLLQVKAAIAAGGMPEVSIAPGYGRLLTMLVSLSRSANLLEIGALGGYSGICLCRGLTQEGRLTSLELKADYAELAQSHLQQAGFGDRVEYRIGPALDSLKLLEAQGNRYDFFFIDADKENYPNYLEYAIRLASPGAIIAGDNIFLRGRTLNSEKNGPAVQAMRRFNEMIAGDPRLTSTLLPAYDGLALAMVK
- a CDS encoding family 16 glycoside hydrolase, encoding MTRYRMKHRSRQGRPGRLTLLGIIGFLLFSLISGISGPVAEAAGTTYYVDAAQGSDNSSGTSEAAAWKTLGKVNSVTFSPGDRILLKAGSIWKEQYLDLKGSGAEGNPITVDRYGSGAKPVIDFGNTAVGGEGFGVRLRNVSYWEINNLEITSGQQPTDMRRNGVLVVGEGAGAGNFRHMYIRNLDIHDIFGTDRRTGGINFHARGANTALESTWEDILIEDNTVINVADTGIQTMTDAFFNSAWTHKFDAFRGVVIRGNVVEKIHRDGILVRAGASPLIEYNKTKSIGEACDVNTSIVNYLEDITVVAAQWAYYTKGAIFQYNEASDTRMLGGDGQPWDFDIEVHDSIYQYNFSYDNEGGTLLVMNNTNNNIFRYNISQNDKDANGVFHLVNGGGNLYVYNNIIYRSGTQNKALTHASNTGMAYYTNNIFYNGASGQYTNSPRMTYDHNSFYGLNSNVPSDPNKITGNPGFVSPGTATGLDSADGYKLALSSPLINAGAAVTGNGGQDFFGNPLYNSVPDIGAFEFQGTITPPVTLFQDDFEDGNSSGWTTSGGAWSVEDDGTKALSQNSGTGEALAYTGDASWRNYTYSARVKLLNTFANAGLLFRYADASNYYMFRLNDSGDKAELFKKTAGTLTMVSSVSFAVTPGQWTELKVTVSGSTITASAGGTQLIQWTDTAAQPAGGKIGLRMHSSTARIDDVKVTE
- a CDS encoding DUF1450 domain-containing protein — encoded protein: MANDIRICDECNHIKMKSIVPKLLKMAPDAEIKTGCISYCGPCGKRPFVYINGRYISGPTEDEVLAKAEAFVKRPVEKK
- a CDS encoding HesB/IscA family protein, encoding MNVKITRNAAKVIKKTMELEGNSELKLRVAITHAHGDHAHYGLDLDTPKENDVVVSTDKDIDVILDPNQPLLDGVKIDYLYLPEEGFVITNPSKGNHGDH
- a CDS encoding MFS transporter, which gives rise to MKNWETWKVNLMVLWFGQFLVNAGMTMITPFLSLYLAKDLGVTGDRAIGMWAGLIFAANFLTSFIFQPLWGKLADKYGRKIMLLRSSFGMAIVIVLMGFAQSPMQLLLLRLLNGTISGFNPASVALVSGTTPKPKMGFAMGLMQSGAVAGTILGPLMGGLLADWIGFRPIFYVVGALLFVASLLALFLVKEKFDRAEAAQVPQVSVLEGLKELAKVPQLPALFGVTFLLQFAMVSPMSLLPLYVEKLHGTTVDLAFWAGMVSAVTGISNMLASPLLGKLSDKVGAHRILTFALIGAALFLIPQAFVTSVWQLILVRFLMGVFMGGLLPSVNALIRSYTPDGKESRAFGFNSSTLALGNMLGAVIGGFLSGYIGIEGLFIVSGAFLLINTVWVRIKLYKKTEPRLFR